A window from Synergistaceae bacterium encodes these proteins:
- a CDS encoding IS1634 family transposase: MFVKKNSTKNGRILLTFTKAYREGGKNKQRNIETIGYLDDLEKIYDDPLAHFRKIARQRTEEEALETRPASIELNPGTRIEEGERGLRNLGYVAFEKIYHELGIHSFFRRHQRGQKMAFNLNALFRLLVYSRLIDPGSKKQAYDHQGQFFETLAPTLDSVYHSLDHFDRFSLDLQAWISQQLEEQYGRDRAVTYYDVTNYYFEIDEEDALRRRGPSKEHRPFPLVQMGLLLDSQGLPLAYHLFPGNSSEKLSLHPLLNRVREDYDLGRIVVVADKGMNCGDNIAKQLARGNGYIYSQSIRGADQEFKAFVLDEEGYQKTGDYGKVKSRIYPKEIRFTNKQGKKETLSIHQKQIIFYSQDYADKAAYERQRTLAKARKLLRSPHQLMRAINKSAASYIKGLQYNEEGEVIEPKTLLYLDEEKIKEEARLDGYYAIVTSELELDDLEVIRLYHDLWKIEETFKISKAELRTRPVHVSLEAHIEAHFLTCFVALVLVRALELKLNRARLPGEKGAQVFSTFSLLDSLRQFSCSHVAENYYTFHYIDDNIKAIEQVLGLELDRKYRKRSEIRNVIANAKK, from the coding sequence ATGTTTGTTAAAAAGAACAGCACCAAGAACGGACGCATCCTGCTGACCTTTACCAAGGCCTACAGAGAGGGCGGCAAGAACAAGCAAAGAAACATTGAGACCATCGGCTATCTGGATGACCTCGAAAAGATCTATGACGATCCTTTGGCCCACTTTCGGAAGATCGCACGTCAACGAACCGAAGAAGAAGCCCTGGAAACGAGGCCGGCATCCATCGAGCTCAATCCGGGTACCCGGATTGAAGAAGGCGAGAGGGGACTTCGGAATCTGGGTTATGTGGCCTTTGAGAAGATCTACCACGAACTGGGGATCCACTCCTTTTTCAGAAGACATCAGCGGGGGCAGAAGATGGCGTTCAACCTGAATGCCCTCTTTCGTCTTTTGGTGTATTCACGCCTCATCGATCCGGGATCCAAGAAGCAAGCTTACGATCATCAGGGACAATTCTTTGAGACCTTGGCCCCGACACTCGATTCGGTCTACCATAGCCTGGATCACTTTGACCGGTTCAGTCTGGACCTTCAGGCTTGGATCAGCCAACAACTGGAAGAGCAATACGGCCGTGACCGGGCAGTGACCTACTACGATGTGACCAACTACTACTTTGAGATTGACGAGGAAGATGCTCTTCGCCGTCGGGGTCCCAGTAAAGAACACCGTCCTTTCCCCCTGGTCCAGATGGGCCTGCTTTTGGACAGCCAAGGCTTGCCATTGGCCTACCATCTCTTCCCGGGGAACTCAAGCGAGAAGCTCTCCTTGCATCCTCTTTTGAATCGGGTTCGCGAAGACTATGACCTGGGCCGCATTGTGGTTGTGGCCGACAAGGGGATGAATTGCGGGGACAACATCGCCAAGCAGCTGGCTCGTGGGAACGGCTACATTTACAGTCAGTCCATCCGGGGGGCAGACCAGGAGTTCAAGGCATTTGTCCTGGATGAAGAAGGTTACCAAAAGACAGGAGACTACGGGAAGGTCAAGTCCAGGATTTATCCCAAGGAGATCAGATTCACCAACAAGCAAGGGAAAAAAGAGACTCTTTCCATCCACCAAAAACAGATCATCTTTTATAGCCAGGACTATGCCGACAAGGCGGCCTATGAGCGGCAGCGCACCTTGGCCAAGGCAAGAAAGCTCCTCAGGAGTCCCCACCAGCTCATGCGGGCCATTAATAAAAGTGCGGCAAGCTACATCAAGGGATTGCAGTACAACGAAGAGGGGGAAGTGATTGAACCCAAGACCCTGCTTTATCTTGACGAAGAAAAGATCAAAGAAGAGGCCCGGTTGGACGGCTACTACGCCATCGTAACAAGTGAGCTTGAGCTTGATGACCTCGAGGTCATCCGGCTCTACCACGATTTATGGAAGATTGAGGAGACCTTCAAGATCTCCAAGGCGGAACTGAGGACACGTCCGGTCCACGTCTCCTTGGAGGCACACATTGAAGCCCACTTCCTGACCTGCTTTGTAGCGCTTGTCCTGGTGCGGGCTTTGGAGCTGAAACTGAATCGGGCCAGACTCCCAGGAGAAAAGGGGGCCCAAGTCTTCTCTACCTTCAGTTTGCTGGATTCCCTTCGACAATTCTCTTGCAGTCATGTCGCAGAAAACTACTACACCTTCCACTATATTGACGACAACATCAAGGCCATCGAGCAGGTCCTTGGTTTGGAGCTTGATCGAAAGTACAGGAAAAGAAGCGAGATCCGAAATGTAATCGCTAACGCGAAAAAGTAG